One genomic window of Oncorhynchus clarkii lewisi isolate Uvic-CL-2024 chromosome 5, UVic_Ocla_1.0, whole genome shotgun sequence includes the following:
- the LOC139409420 gene encoding zinc finger protein 271-like, giving the protein MSKIQLLNLFITERLTTAAVELFGENKTEYHDRLKSAAVDIFRIVEKTIIEYLEEISSSKQENGRLRRILLDLGADPQQLTWEIPPKQQQQQPHCEQEWSPSRVQEETEHTLITEQQEELKASQDTTEVTQFIFPPPYVERDCDQDSERDPLPTNTTVGIKTEPDDGEDYGVSEPIIDSQPLSELGLHPDSKVCTEAKITSELKAPLRAHTEKRLHMCTVCRKSFTRAGQLKIHQRIIHIGEKPYSCTECGKSFNHKEILDRHINTHTGVTPYKCPVCSQCFISRSHLGNHRKIHQKDEKPYKCKECSRSFKGKGALVRHMKTHNGEKPYQCFECDKGFTRQGHLTEHMRAHTGGESLFKCPVCEKSCISAVVLKRHQLIHTGVKPCSCQECGKSYSLKATLKEHMRSHTGQRLQCPMCEKCFTFKAGLRQHLKTHNRETPYMCSDCSQSFSRKSDLIGHMRTHTGERLFRCLLCEKCFISDCDLKRHQRIHTGEKPYSCKECDKSFTLKGGLKTHMKIHTTRKPYCCNECGKCFLHNTRLTDHMRSHTGEQPYKCDVCGKCFVYSSDLKKHERIHTGEEPYRCVECNKCFNYEGNLLSHMRVHTGETGEEGEEPPAYLCSDCGKSFHQMRNLKQHMKSHKQKAMLQCTMCEKAFPKESQLKLHERIHTGEKPYLCNTCGKSFSRKEHLNGHMRTHSGEKPYMCPSCGKCFLSTSDLKRHQRIHTGEKPFRCNYCDKCFNQMSSLKSHMNNIHKRESM; this is encoded by the exons ATGTCCAAAATACAGCTGTTGAATCTGTTTATCACCGAACGGTTAACAACGGCAGCTGTTGAGCTATTTGGAGAAAATAAAACCGAGTACCATGACCGATTAAAATCAGCGGCAGTTGATATATTCAGGATAGTGGAAAAGACGATAATAGAGTACTTGGAAGAGATATCCAGCTCAAAGCAGGAGAATGGTCGTCTGCGGAGGATTCTTCTGGATTTGGGAGCAG ACCCCCAGCAGCTAACTTGGGAGATTCCACCtaagcagcagcaacaacaaccacactgtgaGCAGGAGTGGAGCCCCAGTCGGGTGCAGGAGGAGACAGAGCACACATTGATTACAGAGCAACAGGAGGAACTCAAGGCCAGTCAGGATACCACAGAGGTCACACAGTTTATATTTCCTCCTCCCTATGTGGAACGTGACTGTGATCAGGACAGTGAAAGGGACCCTCTACCCACCAACACCACTGTCGGAATCAAAACAGAACCTGATGATGGAGAGGACTACGGAGTATCAGAACCAATCATTGACTCTCAGCCCCTCTCTGAACTTGGTCTACATCCAGACTCTAAAGTCTGCACTGAGGCCAAGATAACCAGTGAGCTGAAAGCACCGTTGAGGGCTCACACAGAGAAGCGGTTACACATGTGTACTGTGTGCAGGAAAAGCTTCACCAGGGCAGGCCAGTTAAAAATACATCAGAGAATTATTCACATCGGTGAGAAACCATACAGCTGTACTGAATGTGGCAAATCATTCAACCACAAGGAAATCCTGGACAGGCATATAAACACTCACACAGGAGTGACACCATACAAATGCCCTGTGTGCAGTCAATGCTTCATTAGCAGAAGCCATTTAGGAAATCACCGGAAAATTCATCAGAAAGATGAAAAGCCATATAAGTGCAAAGAATGCTCCAGGTCCTTCAAAGGCAAGGGAGCTCTGGTCAGGCATATGAAGACTCACAATGGAGAGAAACCTTATCAATGTTTTGAGTGTGACAAAGGCTTCACACGTCAGGGACACCTGACAGAGCATATGAGAGCCCATACAGGAGGGGAGAGCCTATTTAAATGTCCTGTGTGTGAGAAATCCTGTATATCAGCCGTGGTTCTAAAACGCCATCAGCTAATTCACACCGGAGTGAAACCATGCAGCTGCCAGGAGTGCGGAAAAAGCTACAGTCTGAAGGCAACACTAAAAGAGCATATGAGGAGCCACACAGGGCAACGACTTCAGTGTCCTATGTGTGAAAAATGTTTCACATTTAAAGCAGGTCTAAGACAACACCTAAAAACTCACAATAGAGAGACACCATACATGTGCAGCGATTGCAGTCAAAGTTTCAGCCGTAAATCGGACTTGATCGGGCATATGCGCACTCATACAGGAGAGAGATTATTCCGGTGCCTTCTATGTGAGAAATGCTTTATATCAGACTGTGATTTAAAACGCCACCAGCGGATCCACACTGGTGAGAAACCATACAGCTGCAAGGAATGCGACAAAAGCTTCACTCTTAAGGGAGGTCTGAAAACGCACATGAAGATACACACAACACGGAAACCCTACTGCTGCAATGAATGTGGCAAATGCTTCCTCCACAATACTAGACTGACAGACCACATGAGGAGCCACACAGGGGAGCAGCCGTACAAGTGTGATGTCTGCGGGAAATGCTTTGTCTATTCAAGCGATTTGAAAAAGCATGAGAGAATTCACACAGGTGAGGAACCATACAGGTGTGTTGAATGTAACAAATGCTTCAACTACGAGGGTAATTTGCTAAGCCATATGAGGGTACAcacaggggagacaggagaggaaggagaggagcctCCAGCGTATCTCTGCAGCGATTGCGGCAAAAGCTTCCATCAGATGCGAAACCTTAAGCAGCATATGAAGAGTCACAAACAGAAGGCAATGCTGCAGTGCACTATGTGTGAAAAAGCTTTTCCAAAAGAAAGCCAACTCAAACTCCACGAgagaattcacactggagagaaaccgtaCCTGTGTAACACTTGTGGGAAAAGCTTTAGCAGGAAGGAACACCTGAATGGTCACATGAGGACTCATTCAGGGGAGAAACCATACATGTGTCCTTCGTGTGGTAAATGCTTTTTATCAACAAGCGATCTTAAACGCCATCAGAGAATTCACACTGGCGAGAAACCGTTTCGCTGTAACTATTGCGATAAATGCTTCAATCAGATGAGTTCCCTGAAATCGCACATGAATAACATTCACAAGAGGGAGAGCATGTAG